In the Piscinibacter sp. XHJ-5 genome, one interval contains:
- the nagZ gene encoding beta-N-acetylhexosaminidase — protein MNHSPVILDIAGHTLNDDDRRRLQHPLTGGLIFFTRNWQDRRQLTEVTAEVKALRPDVLITVDHEGGRVQRFRTDGFTHLPAMRRFGELWMQDAMRAVDAAISAGYVLGAELRACGVELSYTPVVDLDHERSEVVGDRAFHRDARVVTVLAQGLMLGLMRSGMANCGKHFPAHGYAVADSHVARAVDDRKLEEILADDARPYDWLSSALTCVMPAHVTFPKVDKLPAGFSPRWLKEILRGQMGYAGAIVCDDLSMEGARVAGSPVEGGIAALNAGCDMVLLCNQSKVDGGRPVDELLDGLQQALEQGRWQADPHSEARRLDLLPQSAPLPWDELMHHATYMQALERLP, from the coding sequence ATGAACCACTCCCCCGTCATCCTCGACATCGCCGGCCACACGCTGAACGACGACGATCGCAGGCGCCTTCAGCATCCGCTGACCGGCGGCCTGATCTTCTTCACCCGCAACTGGCAGGACCGGCGTCAGCTCACCGAGGTGACGGCGGAAGTGAAGGCGCTGCGACCGGACGTGCTCATCACGGTCGACCACGAGGGCGGCCGCGTGCAGCGGTTCCGCACCGACGGCTTCACCCACCTGCCCGCCATGCGCAGATTCGGTGAGCTGTGGATGCAGGATGCGATGCGCGCCGTCGACGCGGCCATCTCGGCCGGCTACGTGCTCGGCGCCGAGCTGCGCGCCTGCGGCGTGGAGCTCAGCTACACGCCGGTGGTGGACCTGGACCACGAGCGCAGCGAAGTCGTCGGAGACCGCGCCTTCCATCGCGATGCGCGCGTCGTGACCGTGCTGGCACAAGGGCTGATGCTGGGCCTGATGCGATCGGGCATGGCCAATTGCGGCAAGCACTTCCCGGCCCACGGCTACGCGGTGGCCGATTCCCACGTGGCGCGCGCCGTCGATGATCGCAAGCTCGAAGAAATCCTGGCCGATGACGCGCGCCCCTACGACTGGCTGTCCTCGGCGCTCACCTGCGTGATGCCGGCGCACGTCACTTTCCCGAAGGTCGACAAGCTGCCGGCCGGCTTCTCGCCGCGCTGGCTGAAGGAGATCCTGCGCGGGCAGATGGGCTACGCCGGAGCCATCGTCTGCGACGACCTCAGCATGGAAGGCGCCCGCGTGGCCGGCAGTCCCGTGGAAGGCGGCATTGCCGCGCTGAACGCGGGTTGCGACATGGTGCTGCTGTGCAACCAGTCGAAGGTCGACGGCGGCAGGCCGGTCGACGAGCTGCTCGACGGTCTTCAGCAGGCGCTGGAGCAGGGCCGCTGGCAGGCCGACCCGCACAGCGAGGCGCGGCGGCTGGACCTGCTGCCGCAGAGTGCTCCGCTGCCGTGGGACGAGCTGATGCACCACGCCACGTACATGCAAGCCCTCGAACGTCTGCCGTGA